The Thalassotalea psychrophila genome window below encodes:
- a CDS encoding NAD-glutamate dehydrogenase, with protein sequence MTTAITQNLNSYIANNYSEANVQPFTEFSQVLLESSLNDEVQLMPLERRFDLALSLWESFTTRQRQENKVVIKTLRQDGANVSTLHIISDDKPFIFDSITNLLLAEGYRIKNCLHPVINNEQETIDTDIQQESDVSVIYIELSSLLNDKACTSLKEKLLTLLIEVKMVTDDWPVMLKQAKAVADVQSNHANNGDNSEQVQDFLHWLCQDNFTFLGYYPFIIDERNKQKNHIESLGIFKQSIDPLTLDKSVLRINSKELQHFIDSEQALLISKSTVKAKIHRNDYYDQISIKEYSAQGDVIAIHRFIGLFTQAVNSQNPIKIPYLQAKLNAVLDRVNYKEESHNYKKFRHILKALPKREIFESNAANLFSLAKGIYNLNAQSKCGTFIRENNFNQQVSALVFVSKDAFCTDLRDEIEAQLCEFYGGKILSRCSMLNDNYLAQWHFTLVKGEQASSNVNLTDLINRIEEKTKSWMESLCTLIQERWDDAQATQLINKYSNCFSKSYREKFSALAAAKDIEYFETLNQDQKYQFQIYRNEQDQHNLLRLNIYSQAQGIALSDSIPILENLGFRPLDEFSFKVLADNNSSNDLYSYTLECPSDKTLDLKQVKANLEQALTDIWAQEIENDGYNKLLLTANINIRQIVIIRAYGKYLRQLGLGYSEEYFQQALIAYPEIVGDLVALFEQRFSLNNSSISKRMLLANDIAKCLFGRLNKVSKIDHDRILRNFIAAISATVRTNFYQLSNTGQQKSYCSFKILSGEIEDAPQPRPYVETFVYSPRVEGVHLRFSAVSRGGLRWSDREEDFRTEILGLVKAQQVKNVVIVPQGAKGGFVPKQLPSDGSRDEITSEAIECYKLFISSLLDITDNNTQQGIIKPQQVVCFDGDDSYLVVAADKGTATFSDIANELANDYDFWLGDAFASGGSVGYDHKKMGITAKGAWVSVQRHFREMDVDVQHDEITAIGIGDMSGDVFGNGMLSSNTIKLVAAFDHRDIFIDPAPVASTSFKERQRLYNLPRSSWVDYSAELISAGGGVFSRSLKRITPSEQIKKLLKIPGHVETLSPNQLISYILKANADLLWFGGIGTYVKATEENNNDVGDKGNDPLRVNAAQLQCKVIGEGGNLGCTQLARIEFAKAGGRVNTDAVDNSAGVNCSDNEVNIKILLNRLLSDGNLIKGERDSLLEQMTTDVSKMVLQNNTYQVQALSLDEANNHAHFDSFTRLTHYLVDSVDLNRELEYLPDDDELQTRILNKKGLTRPELAVLMAYSKMDVNNALLKQTSLLDDEYFEKYLLAAFPPVLQEKYQQEIVEHPLAKQIIATAVANEIFNRGGIHAVREQTGASIEQIVKAFIITKEIFQLDSIWKEIESLDGIVSAEIQVKMLVEVQRFYRLMAIWFINHDDHQSSINSVVAKFSPGINLLQQLNSDEVILPFTPVSKSLYQLQAGENSRSIVDKIHQLKVSSVVFCDIVKTAAELKVSVEQVLVSYQKITQIIGISWLIEQTEIVETTDHWSRMALFSLLLDLLELREQLVLKISTRYNKFACDVAIDKWADTKVADLSRVERVIDDLKVAGVLTIDKLYFANRQMRTLLS encoded by the coding sequence ATGACTACAGCAATAACTCAGAACTTAAACAGTTATATTGCTAACAACTACAGTGAAGCTAACGTGCAGCCCTTTACCGAGTTTTCGCAAGTGTTACTTGAATCCTCTTTAAATGACGAAGTTCAACTGATGCCATTAGAGCGCCGTTTTGATCTTGCTCTATCTCTTTGGGAGAGCTTTACTACACGACAACGCCAAGAAAATAAAGTTGTTATAAAAACACTAAGGCAAGATGGCGCGAACGTCTCAACTTTGCATATTATCAGTGATGATAAGCCGTTTATTTTTGACTCAATAACTAATTTATTGCTTGCTGAGGGATATAGAATCAAAAATTGCTTGCATCCGGTTATTAATAACGAGCAAGAAACAATTGATACTGATATACAGCAAGAAAGCGATGTATCCGTTATTTATATTGAACTAAGTAGCTTATTAAACGACAAAGCCTGTACTTCGTTAAAGGAAAAACTTCTTACTCTGTTAATAGAAGTTAAGATGGTGACCGACGACTGGCCGGTAATGCTTAAACAAGCAAAAGCTGTAGCTGACGTTCAAAGTAATCACGCAAACAACGGAGATAATAGTGAGCAAGTGCAAGATTTTCTGCATTGGCTGTGCCAGGATAATTTTACTTTTCTAGGTTATTACCCATTTATTATCGATGAGCGCAATAAACAAAAAAATCATATAGAAAGTTTGGGAATTTTTAAGCAAAGTATTGATCCGCTCACACTTGATAAATCAGTACTTAGAATTAACAGCAAAGAGCTGCAACATTTTATCGATTCAGAGCAAGCCTTGCTGATTTCAAAATCAACCGTAAAGGCAAAGATTCATCGTAACGATTACTATGATCAGATAAGCATAAAAGAATACTCTGCGCAGGGTGATGTGATTGCTATACATCGATTTATCGGCTTATTTACTCAGGCTGTAAATAGTCAAAATCCTATTAAAATACCTTATTTACAAGCTAAGTTAAATGCGGTTCTAGATCGCGTTAACTATAAAGAAGAAAGTCATAATTACAAAAAATTTAGGCATATTCTCAAAGCTTTGCCCAAGCGTGAAATTTTTGAAAGCAACGCTGCTAACTTGTTTTCTTTGGCTAAAGGCATTTATAACCTTAATGCGCAAAGTAAATGTGGAACATTTATTCGTGAAAATAACTTTAACCAGCAGGTATCGGCTCTGGTCTTTGTTTCTAAAGATGCTTTTTGTACTGATTTACGCGATGAAATTGAAGCACAATTGTGTGAATTTTATGGTGGGAAAATATTATCTCGGTGCTCAATGCTTAATGATAATTATCTGGCGCAATGGCATTTCACTCTGGTTAAAGGCGAACAAGCATCAAGCAATGTAAATCTTACCGATTTAATTAACCGTATTGAAGAAAAAACAAAAAGTTGGATGGAAAGTCTATGTACGCTTATTCAAGAGCGCTGGGATGATGCACAAGCAACACAGTTAATTAATAAATACAGTAATTGTTTTTCCAAAAGTTATCGTGAGAAGTTTTCAGCGTTAGCCGCAGCTAAAGATATAGAGTATTTTGAAACGCTTAACCAAGATCAAAAGTATCAATTTCAAATTTATCGTAATGAGCAAGACCAACATAATTTATTACGTTTAAACATTTATTCTCAAGCACAAGGTATTGCTTTAAGTGATTCAATTCCAATTTTGGAAAATCTTGGTTTTCGACCATTAGATGAATTTAGTTTTAAAGTGCTGGCTGATAATAACTCAAGCAATGATTTGTATAGCTATACACTTGAATGTCCTAGTGATAAAACTCTCGATTTAAAACAAGTTAAAGCTAATTTAGAGCAAGCTTTAACTGACATCTGGGCGCAAGAAATTGAAAATGATGGCTACAATAAATTATTACTAACTGCCAATATCAATATTAGGCAAATTGTCATTATTCGTGCTTATGGTAAATACTTGCGTCAACTTGGCCTTGGTTACAGTGAAGAGTATTTTCAGCAGGCATTAATTGCATACCCAGAAATTGTCGGCGATTTAGTCGCATTATTTGAACAGCGCTTTTCATTAAATAACAGTTCTATTTCTAAACGCATGTTATTAGCCAATGATATAGCTAAGTGCCTGTTTGGTCGTTTAAATAAAGTTTCTAAGATAGATCATGATCGAATTCTGCGTAATTTCATCGCTGCTATTTCAGCGACAGTAAGAACCAATTTTTATCAATTATCAAATACTGGTCAGCAAAAATCATATTGCTCATTTAAGATCTTAAGTGGAGAAATTGAAGATGCTCCTCAACCTAGACCTTATGTAGAAACCTTTGTTTACTCACCAAGAGTGGAAGGGGTTCACTTACGTTTTAGTGCTGTTTCTCGGGGGGGGCTACGTTGGTCAGATAGAGAAGAAGATTTTCGTACCGAAATTTTAGGATTAGTAAAAGCACAGCAAGTTAAAAACGTCGTTATTGTACCACAAGGCGCTAAAGGTGGCTTTGTGCCTAAGCAGCTCCCAAGTGACGGTAGTAGAGACGAAATAACTAGCGAAGCTATTGAATGTTATAAATTATTTATATCATCCTTGCTTGATATTACCGATAACAACACTCAACAAGGGATCATAAAACCACAGCAAGTAGTGTGTTTTGATGGAGATGACAGTTATCTGGTGGTTGCTGCTGATAAAGGAACTGCAACGTTTTCAGATATTGCTAATGAACTTGCTAATGATTATGACTTTTGGTTAGGTGATGCGTTTGCCTCGGGTGGTAGTGTGGGTTACGACCATAAAAAAATGGGCATTACCGCAAAGGGGGCTTGGGTGTCAGTACAAAGGCACTTTCGAGAAATGGACGTAGATGTTCAGCATGATGAGATCACTGCCATTGGTATTGGTGATATGTCTGGCGATGTATTTGGCAATGGCATGTTATCTTCAAACACTATTAAACTTGTGGCAGCGTTTGATCATCGTGATATTTTTATTGATCCTGCTCCTGTGGCCTCAACAAGTTTTAAAGAGCGACAAAGGCTGTACAATCTGCCGCGATCATCATGGGTAGATTACAGCGCTGAGCTGATTTCTGCGGGTGGCGGGGTATTTAGCCGTAGCCTTAAAAGAATTACTCCATCAGAACAAATTAAGAAATTGTTGAAGATTCCTGGCCATGTAGAAACTTTATCCCCCAACCAACTAATTAGTTATATCCTCAAAGCAAATGCTGATTTACTTTGGTTTGGCGGTATTGGCACCTACGTGAAAGCAACAGAAGAAAATAATAATGACGTTGGCGACAAAGGTAATGATCCCCTAAGAGTTAACGCTGCCCAACTACAATGTAAAGTCATTGGAGAAGGCGGTAACTTAGGTTGTACGCAATTGGCAAGGATCGAGTTTGCTAAAGCCGGTGGTAGAGTAAATACCGATGCCGTGGATAATTCTGCAGGTGTGAATTGTTCCGACAATGAAGTAAACATCAAAATTTTGCTTAATCGTTTATTATCTGACGGGAATTTAATTAAGGGTGAACGAGACTCTTTACTTGAACAAATGACCACTGACGTAAGTAAAATGGTGTTGCAGAACAACACTTACCAAGTACAAGCGTTGAGTTTGGATGAAGCGAATAACCATGCCCACTTTGACAGTTTTACTCGTTTGACCCATTACCTTGTCGACAGTGTCGATCTCAATCGAGAACTTGAATATCTGCCTGATGATGATGAATTACAAACACGTATCTTAAATAAAAAAGGCCTTACACGTCCTGAACTAGCGGTATTAATGGCTTACTCAAAAATGGATGTAAATAATGCCTTATTAAAGCAAACAAGTTTGCTTGATGATGAGTACTTTGAAAAGTACTTATTGGCGGCATTTCCTCCTGTACTGCAGGAAAAATATCAACAAGAAATTGTAGAGCATCCTCTGGCCAAGCAAATTATAGCTACTGCCGTTGCTAATGAAATTTTTAATCGGGGCGGCATTCACGCGGTTAGAGAGCAAACTGGTGCAAGTATCGAGCAGATTGTAAAAGCCTTTATTATCACTAAAGAGATATTCCAGTTAGATAGCATATGGAAAGAAATAGAATCTTTAGACGGTATAGTTTCTGCTGAAATTCAAGTGAAGATGTTAGTTGAGGTGCAACGTTTTTATAGGTTAATGGCAATTTGGTTTATAAACCATGATGACCATCAATCAAGCATAAATAGTGTTGTTGCTAAATTCAGTCCGGGAATCAACTTATTGCAACAGCTCAATAGTGACGAAGTAATATTACCGTTTACTCCTGTAAGCAAATCCTTATACCAGTTACAAGCGGGAGAAAATAGTCGCAGTATAGTCGATAAAATTCATCAACTAAAAGTTTCAAGTGTGGTTTTTTGTGACATTGTTAAAACGGCGGCAGAATTAAAAGTTTCTGTTGAACAAGTATTGGTGAGTTACCAAAAAATAACGCAAATAATTGGTATTTCATGGTTGATTGAACAAACGGAAATTGTTGAAACGACAGATCATTGGTCTAGAATGGCATTGTTTTCTTTATTACTCGACTTACTTGAGTTAAGAGAGCAATTAGTGCTAAAAATCAGTACAAGGTATAACAAGTTTGCTTGTGATGTTGCTATAGATAAGTGGGCAGATACAAAGGTAGCTGATTTAAGTAGGGTGGAAAGAGTAATTGATGATCTAAAAGTTGCAGGGGTCCTTACTATCGACAAGTTATATTTTGCCAACAGACAGATGCGCACGTTGCTTAGTTAG
- a CDS encoding type III PLP-dependent enzyme domain-containing protein, with translation MIRKQQIIQKAIAANVIDSDLTAIGIMDFDGLQKTVAAAYDAFPTNFFHTFAVKANALVEVLKVLREYGMGAEVASPGELLIAKNAGFSNKDIIFDSPAKTLNDLRTCIKNDISLNIDNLQELARVDKLMLEFPNTKSVIGFRINPQIGGGAISSTSTATATSKFGYPLADGSNRQELINIYQQRPWLTSLHTHSGSQGCALELMAKGILVITELAEEINNNTGTQQIARLDIGGGLPVNFASEEVTPSFADYAQILKQTVPVLFTDKYQVKTEFGRAIAAKNGVIITRVEYTKNSGGRHIATTHAGAQIMTRTAFLPTSWPIRVTGYSAVGLEKTAEEFEIVATDVAGPCCFAGDLICADQQLPKLVPNDYVMAHDTGGYYFSNHFDYNSLPRVGVFSVSGNDENLNFNCIRKADSLDDVANNM, from the coding sequence ATGATAAGAAAACAGCAGATAATACAAAAAGCTATTGCGGCTAATGTTATTGATAGTGACCTAACAGCTATTGGTATAATGGATTTCGACGGTTTACAAAAAACTGTTGCCGCAGCCTATGATGCTTTTCCAACAAACTTTTTTCATACCTTTGCAGTAAAAGCCAATGCACTGGTTGAGGTGTTAAAAGTATTACGCGAATACGGTATGGGCGCTGAAGTAGCAAGCCCAGGAGAATTGTTAATTGCTAAGAATGCTGGATTTAGTAACAAAGATATTATATTTGATTCACCTGCTAAAACGTTAAATGATTTACGCACATGCATTAAAAACGACATCTCATTAAACATAGATAACCTGCAAGAGCTTGCCCGTGTAGACAAATTAATGCTGGAATTCCCAAATACCAAATCAGTAATTGGATTTCGTATTAACCCACAAATTGGCGGTGGAGCGATAAGCTCAACCAGTACTGCTACAGCAACATCAAAATTTGGCTACCCATTAGCCGATGGTAGCAATAGACAAGAGCTAATTAATATATATCAACAACGCCCATGGCTCACTAGCTTACATACCCATAGTGGCTCTCAAGGGTGTGCATTAGAATTAATGGCCAAAGGTATTTTGGTTATCACTGAACTAGCCGAAGAAATTAATAACAACACTGGTACACAACAAATTGCTCGCTTAGATATTGGTGGCGGTTTACCCGTTAACTTTGCCTCAGAAGAAGTAACTCCTAGTTTTGCTGATTATGCACAAATACTAAAACAGACTGTTCCAGTTTTGTTTACTGATAAATATCAGGTTAAAACTGAATTTGGTCGAGCAATTGCAGCAAAAAATGGCGTTATTATTACACGAGTTGAATACACCAAAAATTCTGGTGGACGACATATTGCCACCACTCATGCGGGCGCACAGATAATGACCAGAACAGCATTTTTACCAACATCATGGCCGATACGCGTAACCGGTTATAGTGCGGTTGGCCTTGAAAAAACAGCTGAAGAATTTGAAATTGTTGCAACCGACGTGGCTGGCCCATGTTGTTTTGCTGGTGATCTGATTTGTGCAGATCAACAATTACCAAAACTTGTCCCTAACGATTACGTCATGGCTCATGATACTGGGGGCTATTATTTTAGTAATCACTTTGATTATAATAGCTTACCTCGGGTTGGCGTATTCTCAGTAAGCGGCAATGATGAAAATTTAAATTTCAACTGCATTCGAAAAGCTGACTCTCTTGACGATGTCGCTAATAATATGTAA
- the gltS gene encoding sodium/glutamate symporter, which produces MNIDIGIIETLLVALLILFAGYFCNSKIKFLRNNNIPEPVVGGIVFSLIAAFAYSYLDIQFNFDMSFKKPFMTIFFTTVGLGASFKLLLKGGPKVVLFLIVTSTYLILQNAVGVTLAMTTGMDPLMGLIGGSVTLSGGHGNGATYADLFITEYNMDGSVFELAMAAATLGLVLGGLVGGPVSKRLIKRNNLKANEFHEELDDTVTFNPEDHDLVTPKKMMETLFVILLCMVVGHFGHVALKEMGVVLPSFLIPLLFGVLATNICEFSKAYTISRPCIDLWGTMSLSIFLAMALMSLKIWELANLAGPMMFIILIQTVILMMFAYFVTFRIMGKNYDAAIMAGGHCGFGLGATPTAVANMEALVARHGPSPQAFLVVPLVGAFFIDITNALVIQLYLSLPFVGN; this is translated from the coding sequence ATGAATATTGATATTGGTATTATAGAAACATTATTAGTCGCATTATTGATCCTATTTGCAGGCTATTTTTGCAATAGTAAAATAAAATTTCTACGTAATAATAATATTCCAGAGCCAGTCGTTGGCGGTATAGTATTTTCTTTAATTGCAGCTTTTGCGTACAGCTATTTAGATATTCAATTTAACTTTGACATGAGCTTTAAAAAGCCATTTATGACGATATTTTTTACCACAGTAGGTTTAGGTGCCAGTTTTAAACTGTTACTTAAAGGTGGCCCTAAAGTAGTGTTGTTTTTAATCGTTACCTCTACATATTTAATTTTGCAAAATGCTGTAGGTGTAACTCTTGCGATGACAACTGGCATGGATCCTCTAATGGGTTTAATTGGTGGTTCGGTAACACTGTCAGGCGGACATGGTAACGGCGCAACGTATGCCGATTTGTTTATAACAGAATATAATATGGATGGTAGTGTTTTTGAGTTAGCGATGGCCGCGGCTACATTAGGCCTAGTGCTCGGCGGTTTAGTTGGCGGACCGGTCAGCAAACGCCTAATAAAGCGCAATAACTTAAAAGCTAATGAATTTCATGAAGAACTTGATGACACTGTAACATTTAATCCTGAAGATCATGATTTAGTTACTCCGAAAAAAATGATGGAAACGTTATTTGTTATCCTATTATGTATGGTTGTAGGTCACTTTGGACATGTTGCTTTAAAAGAAATGGGCGTTGTTTTACCCTCTTTTCTAATACCACTTTTATTTGGTGTATTAGCTACCAACATATGTGAATTTTCAAAAGCTTATACTATCAGTCGGCCCTGTATCGATTTATGGGGCACTATGTCTTTGTCAATATTTTTAGCGATGGCATTGATGTCGTTAAAAATTTGGGAATTAGCAAATCTTGCTGGCCCGATGATGTTTATAATTTTAATACAAACCGTAATACTAATGATGTTTGCATATTTTGTGACCTTTAGAATTATGGGAAAAAATTATGATGCGGCAATTATGGCTGGTGGACATTGTGGTTTTGGTCTAGGTGCAACACCGACGGCAGTAGCAAATATGGAAGCTTTAGTTGCTCGTCATGGCCCTTCTCCGCAAGCCTTCTTAGTAGTGCCTTTAGTTGGTGCTTTTTTTATCGATATTACAAATGCCTTGGTGATTCAGCTATATTTAAGTTTACCTTTCGTTGGAAACTAA
- a CDS encoding DUF1254 domain-containing protein: MNKLIAALLVTAVVSGTAAASEGPSEAQFHAYKAYHHGQYLVVTAESAGGTNKLVHTTSLPTEGTDPVVSPALDHLYSKAVVDLTKGPVVLTLPKVEDRYFSLHITDQEHYTIYDEIRPRGTYVFVRYDYKGEVPAGTVIKSRGDYPHVFVRTQAFNSSELENVKKIQDKITLKGVVGSISVKNDDYLQFTINSHDVYDENSGLLESLSQTYTQADHAKIREYLYAWYAKSGLFSNEGAFGPIDSKENHSDNTTLRAAGIIGHLGLPVHHAYYAPMFINCDKKRLNGSKDYSITVPYKNPGVGEFWSVTRYSQLTGNTIPGKNDLFNAYNTKPDANGNVTITFSATEPNDGTYWMPVNKDEPYYYVERYYAPDADTLVTSADACPQG, translated from the coding sequence ATGAACAAATTAATCGCAGCACTCTTAGTTACAGCCGTTGTATCTGGTACGGCAGCAGCAAGTGAAGGCCCTTCAGAAGCTCAGTTTCATGCTTACAAAGCCTACCATCACGGACAATACCTTGTGGTTACAGCTGAAAGTGCTGGTGGAACTAATAAACTGGTCCATACAACATCATTACCAACAGAGGGAACGGATCCAGTTGTGAGTCCTGCACTTGATCACCTATATAGTAAAGCTGTGGTTGATTTAACTAAAGGTCCTGTAGTGTTGACTTTGCCTAAGGTAGAAGATCGTTATTTTTCACTACATATTACCGATCAAGAACACTATACCATTTACGATGAAATCCGCCCTAGGGGGACATATGTGTTTGTCCGATACGATTATAAAGGTGAAGTTCCAGCAGGGACAGTTATAAAAAGTCGTGGTGATTACCCGCATGTATTCGTCCGTACACAAGCGTTTAATTCTTCTGAACTAGAAAATGTTAAAAAAATACAAGATAAAATCACACTAAAAGGTGTTGTTGGCTCAATCTCTGTTAAAAATGATGACTACCTTCAGTTCACGATTAATAGTCATGATGTGTATGATGAAAACTCAGGTCTACTAGAGTCTTTGTCACAGACCTATACTCAAGCAGACCATGCTAAAATTAGAGAGTATTTGTACGCTTGGTATGCAAAGAGTGGCTTGTTTAGTAACGAGGGGGCTTTTGGTCCAATTGACAGTAAAGAGAACCACTCTGACAACACAACGCTAAGAGCGGCTGGTATTATTGGTCATCTCGGCTTACCTGTTCATCATGCTTATTATGCCCCCATGTTTATTAACTGTGATAAAAAGCGCTTAAATGGCTCTAAAGATTATTCAATCACCGTTCCGTATAAAAACCCTGGTGTAGGTGAGTTTTGGTCAGTAACTCGTTATTCCCAGCTCACAGGTAATACAATTCCTGGTAAGAACGACTTGTTTAATGCTTACAACACTAAGCCTGATGCAAACGGCAATGTTACCATTACCTTTAGCGCGACTGAGCCAAACGATGGCACATACTGGATGCCTGTTAATAAAGATGAACCGTACTACTATGTAGAACGCTACTATGCTCCAGATGCGGACACGTTAGTAACATCAGCAGATGCATGTCCTCAAGGTTAA
- a CDS encoding transporter substrate-binding domain-containing protein, with product MLRKFIFLISFMSAVLLPNNAVLAETDNGQVSQQQILRIGTMHSPPFSIKNSDNSWSGISIELWREIAIELNIEYVFEESTLPELLDGVQQGDLDAVIAAITITEEREALMDFTHPHHTTGFAIATKSDQESNIWESTFFQLFSWQFIKVVGTLFLLLFFVGWLMWLVEHKHKSKCEDSHTIQHVNEGFWWAAATMTTVGYGDKTPLTKVGRAIGVVWMFTALMIVASFIAAFSSILTVQKINTNIQSLHDLNKMHIATLDGSTSEIFLKNNGYMVVNFANISDGLEAVAQGKMDAMVYDAPLLQYFIETEFKGEIEISPATFERQDYGFALTQGSELREPLNRVLLRIVRNESWREKLEKYLGK from the coding sequence ATGTTACGTAAGTTTATTTTTTTAATTAGCTTTATGTCGGCAGTATTACTGCCGAATAATGCAGTACTTGCAGAAACTGATAATGGTCAAGTATCCCAGCAACAAATATTACGCATAGGCACGATGCATTCGCCACCGTTTTCAATTAAGAATTCAGACAATAGTTGGTCTGGGATCAGTATTGAATTGTGGCGTGAAATTGCAATTGAATTGAATATTGAATACGTATTTGAAGAGAGTACCCTGCCAGAGTTACTTGATGGTGTTCAGCAAGGCGATTTAGATGCGGTTATTGCAGCAATAACCATTACTGAAGAACGTGAAGCGTTAATGGATTTCACCCATCCACACCATACAACCGGTTTTGCCATTGCTACAAAATCCGATCAAGAAAGTAATATCTGGGAATCTACTTTTTTCCAATTATTTTCTTGGCAATTTATTAAGGTTGTGGGTACTTTATTTTTATTGCTGTTTTTTGTTGGTTGGCTAATGTGGTTAGTTGAACATAAGCATAAATCTAAATGCGAAGACAGTCACACGATTCAACACGTAAACGAAGGGTTTTGGTGGGCAGCAGCAACCATGACAACCGTTGGTTACGGCGATAAAACTCCACTCACTAAGGTAGGTAGAGCTATTGGCGTAGTGTGGATGTTTACTGCATTGATGATAGTAGCAAGTTTTATCGCCGCATTCTCAAGTATCCTCACAGTACAAAAAATTAATACCAATATCCAAAGCTTACATGATCTTAATAAGATGCATATAGCTACACTAGACGGTTCTACCAGCGAAATATTTCTCAAAAATAACGGTTATATGGTCGTCAACTTTGCCAATATAAGTGATGGGCTGGAAGCGGTTGCACAAGGAAAAATGGATGCTATGGTATATGATGCACCATTATTACAGTACTTTATAGAAACCGAATTTAAAGGTGAAATTGAAATATCTCCTGCAACTTTTGAGCGCCAAGATTACGGCTTTGCCTTAACTCAAGGCAGTGAGTTAAGAGAGCCATTAAATCGTGTATTGTTGCGGATTGTACGCAACGAAAGTTGGCGAGAAAAACTGGAAAAATATTTAGGCAAGTAG
- a CDS encoding LysR family transcriptional regulator, whose protein sequence is METDISLKQIRVLTCLYREKSLKQCARIIGKTPSAISKILSRLRELYDDPLFITSVSGIEPTPRLLAMINDLIAIQTTLENSLINSKEFDANGYTEEIILSCSMGLMERFGSEIFTKLSALAPNAHIQLYTWTGETQQQLESSQITAAIHILNEEKPKHIYQKTILKDEMVLAVKADHPAQNLTEALSYSAIILKTSGWNDSRYHFLEKLKANGIEVSHAATVDQLSLGLSLIKESDMGMFIPKVAIIPELKYFTFEGSCYMPLNFAFCIKSANRNSPVHLWLHKVCTSILKLTNI, encoded by the coding sequence ATGGAAACAGACATTAGCTTAAAGCAAATTCGAGTACTAACTTGCCTTTACAGGGAAAAGAGCTTAAAACAATGTGCACGTATAATAGGTAAAACTCCCAGTGCAATCAGTAAAATACTATCAAGACTAAGAGAGCTTTATGATGATCCTCTCTTCATTACCAGCGTAAGCGGCATTGAACCTACGCCACGCTTGTTGGCTATGATTAATGACCTTATTGCTATACAGACAACGCTTGAAAATAGCTTAATCAACAGCAAGGAATTTGATGCCAATGGATACACAGAAGAGATTATTTTATCGTGCTCAATGGGACTGATGGAACGTTTTGGCTCTGAGATCTTTACTAAACTCTCAGCATTAGCTCCCAACGCACATATACAGCTGTACACATGGACGGGCGAAACTCAACAACAGCTTGAATCTTCACAGATCACTGCCGCAATTCATATCTTAAACGAAGAAAAACCAAAGCACATCTATCAAAAAACCATCCTAAAAGATGAAATGGTCTTAGCGGTAAAAGCAGATCATCCTGCACAAAACTTAACCGAGGCATTAAGTTACTCAGCTATCATCCTTAAAACATCAGGCTGGAATGACAGTCGCTATCATTTTTTAGAAAAACTAAAAGCGAACGGCATCGAAGTGAGTCATGCGGCAACAGTTGACCAGTTGTCTCTCGGCCTAAGTTTAATAAAAGAATCTGACATGGGCATGTTTATCCCAAAAGTGGCTATAATACCTGAGTTAAAATATTTCACCTTTGAAGGGAGTTGCTACATGCCACTAAATTTCGCTTTTTGCATTAAATCTGCAAATCGAAATAGCCCAGTACACCTCTGGCTACATAAAGTGTGTACATCAATTTTGAAACTAACGAATATTTGA